In Methanobrevibacter oralis, a single window of DNA contains:
- a CDS encoding DUF1284 domain-containing protein — MTLILRGHHLLCLKGFQGYGYSEDFVKNMINVNNLRKNKNTDIVLVDNPDDICKACPNLKNNICKNKSQNEKIIMMDNEVLSKLNSKKIYNSKELFEKIDFLFNTKESVDKICPKCNWQEKCLFYQKL; from the coding sequence ATGACACTAATTTTGAGAGGGCATCATTTATTATGTCTTAAAGGTTTTCAAGGTTATGGATATAGTGAAGATTTTGTTAAAAATATGATTAATGTTAATAATCTAAGAAAAAATAAAAACACTGATATTGTTCTTGTTGACAATCCAGATGATATCTGTAAAGCCTGTCCTAATCTAAAAAATAACATTTGCAAAAACAAAAGTCAAAATGAAAAAATAATTATGATGGATAATGAAGTATTATCTAAGCTAAATTCTAAAAAAATATATAATTCCAAAGAATTATTTGAAAAGATAGACTTCTTATTCAATACAAAAGAAAGTGTTGATAAGATTTGCCCTAAATGTAATTGGCAGGAAAAATGCTTATTCTATCAAAAGCTTTAA
- the dnaG gene encoding DNA primase DnaG — protein sequence MGKGEELTTTKYLIHAQITANGIVEKPDVVGAVFGQTEGLLSNDLDLRELQRTGRIGRIQVMIHSNSGRAKGEIIVPSSLDRIETAILAASLETINRVGPCEAQIKTIKVEDVRAVKREQVVNRAKEIYKNMVESVSPASMKMIEEVREAMRIHEISEYGEDKLPAGPNIHTSDAIIVVEGRSDVLNLLKYGIKNTVAVEGVSVPQSIGELSKKRTTTAFVDGDRGGELILKELIQIGDVDYITRAPKGKEVEDLEKDEALIALRDKVPTAQFLATHNIFSESKKENDNTKNNNNKKRNDKNNGKKYQKYTPKEEPTVEEVIEDDEISLLKDMLKEFEGTGSGAILDEALNITKEVDVEDLYEEIKNIETADTIIFDGIISQRLADIASLKNINKLVAFRSMNIVKKPSNIKIITMY from the coding sequence ATGGGAAAAGGTGAAGAATTAACTACAACAAAATATTTAATTCATGCACAAATTACTGCAAATGGAATTGTAGAAAAACCCGATGTTGTAGGTGCAGTTTTCGGACAAACTGAAGGATTACTTAGTAATGATTTAGATTTAAGAGAACTTCAAAGAACCGGAAGAATTGGTAGAATTCAAGTTATGATTCATTCAAATAGTGGAAGAGCTAAAGGTGAAATAATTGTCCCTTCTAGCTTGGACAGAATTGAAACTGCCATACTTGCTGCATCCCTTGAAACAATTAACCGTGTTGGCCCTTGTGAAGCACAAATAAAAACTATTAAAGTTGAAGATGTTAGGGCTGTTAAAAGAGAACAAGTAGTAAATCGTGCAAAAGAAATTTATAAAAACATGGTTGAAAGCGTTAGTCCAGCCAGTATGAAAATGATTGAAGAAGTAAGAGAGGCTATGCGTATTCACGAAATATCCGAATATGGAGAAGATAAATTACCTGCAGGTCCAAATATACATACTTCTGATGCTATTATCGTTGTAGAAGGACGTAGTGATGTTTTAAACTTACTTAAATATGGAATCAAAAATACTGTTGCTGTTGAAGGAGTTAGTGTTCCACAATCAATTGGAGAGTTAAGTAAAAAAAGAACAACAACAGCCTTTGTAGATGGTGATCGTGGTGGAGAACTTATTTTAAAAGAACTCATACAAATTGGTGATGTTGACTATATTACACGTGCACCTAAAGGAAAAGAAGTTGAAGATTTAGAAAAAGATGAAGCATTAATTGCTTTGAGAGATAAGGTTCCAACTGCACAATTCTTAGCAACACACAACATATTCAGTGAATCTAAAAAAGAAAATGATAATACTAAAAATAATAACAATAAAAAACGCAACGATAAAAACAATGGTAAAAAATATCAAAAGTATACTCCAAAAGAAGAACCTACAGTTGAAGAAGTTATCGAAGATGATGAAATCAGCTTATTAAAAGATATGCTTAAAGAATTTGAAGGTACTGGAAGCGGAGCTATATTAGATGAAGCATTAAATATAACAAAAGAAGTAGATGTAGAAGATTTATATGAAGAAATTAAAAATATAGAAACTGCAGATACTATTATCTTTGATGGAATTATAAGTCAAAGATTAGCTGATATTGCTTCTCTTAAAAATATTAATAAATTAGTTGCTTTTAGATCTATGAACATAGTTAAAAAACCATCTAATATAAAGATTATAACTATGTACTAA
- a CDS encoding transcription initiation factor IIB, which produces MQQDVFDKDKQTVCPECGSTELIGDYERAEVVCAHCGLVIDENLVDMGPEWRAFDHEQRDKRTRVGAPITYTIHDKGLSTMIDWRNKDIYGRDIPARNRAQWYRLRKWQRKIRISGATERNLAFALSELDRDSSRLGLPRSVREAASVVYRSAVDNKLIRGRSIEGVVAASLYAACRRCNVPRTLDEIAEVSRVTKKEVGRTYRFLTRELGIKLPPTSPVDYVPRFASELGLSGEAQSKAIEIIEKAMEKGLTSGRGPTGVAAAALYIASVLLGERKTQRDVADIAGVTEVTIRNRYKELTEQLDMGVTL; this is translated from the coding sequence ATGCAACAAGATGTTTTTGACAAAGATAAACAAACTGTATGTCCTGAGTGTGGTTCAACTGAATTAATTGGTGATTATGAGAGAGCAGAAGTTGTATGTGCTCACTGTGGATTAGTAATTGATGAAAATCTTGTTGATATGGGTCCTGAATGGAGAGCATTCGACCATGAACAAAGAGATAAGCGTACAAGGGTGGGAGCTCCTATTACCTACACTATTCACGATAAAGGTTTAAGTACCATGATTGACTGGAGAAATAAGGACATCTATGGTCGTGATATTCCAGCTAGAAATAGAGCACAATGGTACCGTTTAAGAAAATGGCAAAGAAAAATTAGAATTTCTGGTGCTACTGAGAGAAATTTAGCTTTTGCTTTAAGTGAACTTGATCGTGACTCTTCAAGATTAGGTCTTCCAAGAAGTGTAAGAGAAGCTGCTTCTGTAGTTTATAGAAGTGCTGTAGATAATAAACTTATTCGTGGAAGAAGTATTGAAGGAGTAGTGGCTGCTTCATTATATGCTGCATGTAGGCGTTGTAATGTTCCACGTACTTTAGATGAAATAGCTGAAGTATCAAGAGTGACTAAAAAAGAAGTAGGTAGAACTTACAGATTCCTTACAAGAGAATTAGGTATTAAATTACCTCCAACTTCACCTGTCGATTATGTTCCTAGATTTGCTAGTGAACTTGGATTGTCTGGTGAAGCACAATCCAAAGCTATTGAAATTATTGAAAAAGCTATGGAAAAAGGATTAACTTCAGGAAGGGGGCCAACTGGTGTAGCTGCAGCTGCATTATATATTGCATCTGTTTTGCTTGGTGAGAGAAAAACCCAAAGAGATGTGGCAGATATTGCTGGTGTTACTGAAGTAACAATCAGAAACAGATATAAAGAGTTAACAGAACAACTTGATATGGGCGTTACTTTATAG
- a CDS encoding V-type ATP synthase subunit D: MAQDIIDGINPTRMELLSLKNRTKLAVKGHGLLKEKRDALIKEFFDILDRVKGIRENAEKSLKEANTALIEAQIAMGDLSVKKAALSVKESIDVEISSRSVMGVSVPVTNVKMEKRSIVDRGYGFSDTTIQLDEAAKKYEESIKYLIELGEVEKTIFLLAEEIEATKRRVNALEHIMIPRFQNTEKYIDMRLQEMERENFVRLKMIRSTIEKNKEAEKSVQEAVDNA; encoded by the coding sequence ATGGCACAAGATATTATAGATGGAATTAATCCAACTCGTATGGAGTTATTGTCTCTTAAAAATAGGACTAAACTTGCTGTTAAAGGGCATGGTTTACTTAAAGAGAAAAGGGACGCTTTAATTAAAGAGTTTTTTGATATCTTGGATCGTGTCAAGGGTATTCGTGAAAATGCAGAAAAAAGCCTTAAAGAAGCTAATACAGCTTTAATTGAAGCTCAAATAGCCATGGGTGATTTGTCTGTTAAAAAAGCAGCTTTATCTGTTAAAGAATCAATTGATGTAGAAATTTCATCTAGAAGTGTAATGGGAGTATCTGTACCTGTAACTAATGTTAAAATGGAAAAAAGATCCATTGTTGATAGAGGTTATGGATTTTCTGATACTACTATACAATTAGATGAGGCTGCAAAGAAATATGAAGAATCAATTAAGTATTTAATCGAACTTGGTGAAGTAGAAAAAACTATATTCTTACTTGCTGAAGAAATCGAAGCTACTAAACGTAGAGTAAATGCTTTAGAACATATTATGATTCCAAGATTTCAAAATACTGAAAAGTATATTGATATGAGACTCCAAGAAATGGAAAGGGAAAACTTTGTAAGATTGAAAATGATTAGATCGACTATTGAGAAAAATAAAGAAGCAGAAAAAAGTGTTCAAGAAGCAGTTGATAATGCTTAA
- a CDS encoding ATP-grasp domain-containing protein has translation MNKLLLIGTNTRSMLISALKLDYSIYSTSYFSTSDMPHIKNQKIILKEENGESCGIFKDGFNSQKLLDISKDYIDEVDYIIPISGISPSQFPKKIQKKILGTVHVENIENKYKFYKEIKEEFKTPETFLLNDVDEAFEIKKNNPNKRYIIKPIKGSGGYDINILNNDSYLQLNNDEKFILQEHIEGINLSSSILGSSDTKKTITNSRLLTIHDFKKNNNYIYVGNILPLTSKSILANIKNTDEINKKLQINSEKIANKLDLIGSSGVDYILNKNGLYVIEVNPRIQGTFECVEKSFGINMIEAHIKSCLGEIINIPKAKYYSYKKIIYSPFKTKYKNMNLNNIYDLPHIGSITEKSEPLLTIIDKDKNFESVFKKVELSHQKVISNLKNTQ, from the coding sequence ATGAATAAACTTCTATTAATTGGAACAAATACTAGAAGTATGCTTATAAGTGCATTGAAATTAGATTATTCAATTTATTCTACTAGCTATTTTTCAACTTCAGACATGCCACATATTAAAAACCAAAAGATAATTTTAAAAGAAGAAAATGGAGAAAGTTGTGGTATTTTTAAAGATGGATTTAATAGTCAAAAACTTTTAGACATTTCAAAGGATTATATTGATGAAGTTGACTATATTATTCCTATTTCAGGAATTTCACCATCCCAATTTCCTAAAAAAATACAAAAAAAGATTTTAGGAACAGTACATGTTGAAAATATAGAAAATAAATACAAATTTTACAAAGAAATTAAAGAAGAATTTAAAACACCTGAAACTTTTTTACTTAATGATGTAGATGAAGCGTTTGAAATTAAAAAAAATAATCCTAATAAACGATATATTATAAAACCCATTAAAGGATCTGGTGGGTATGATATAAATATTTTAAATAATGATAGCTATCTTCAACTAAACAATGATGAAAAATTTATCCTGCAGGAACATATAGAAGGGATAAATCTAAGTTCATCAATTTTAGGCAGCAGTGATACTAAAAAAACAATTACCAATTCAAGACTCTTAACAATACACGACTTTAAGAAAAATAATAACTACATATATGTTGGAAACATTCTACCATTAACTAGTAAATCAATATTAGCTAATATTAAAAATACAGATGAAATAAACAAAAAATTACAAATTAATTCCGAAAAAATAGCTAATAAACTTGATTTAATAGGTTCTAGTGGAGTAGACTATATTTTAAATAAAAATGGATTATATGTTATTGAAGTTAATCCAAGAATACAGGGCACATTTGAATGTGTTGAAAAGTCATTTGGAATAAATATGATTGAAGCCCACATTAAATCATGTTTAGGCGAAATAATAAATATACCAAAAGCAAAATACTACTCTTATAAAAAAATTATTTACTCTCCATTTAAAACAAAATATAAAAACATGAATTTAAATAATATTTATGATTTACCACATATCGGATCTATTACAGAAAAATCAGAGCCATTACTTACAATAATTGATAAAGATAAAAATTTTGAAAGTGTTTTTAAAAAAGTAGAATTAAGTCACCAGAAAGTTATTAGCAATCTAAAAAACACCCAATAA
- a CDS encoding RraA family protein, which translates to MSITPNDILKRKKDLNKHLKIKDINLNNISIDDLKFNGNNYDEYIALKSLLDSVNSCQISDAYNEISRRSGIISGLKSINNLKVWGKIFPCETAFDDWGTSALAIDEACEGDVLFIKTDSCDAAVWGELASTSAMKNGIKATAVYGSVRDMDALYNLNYPLFSLDFVSNAGTALGLGILNQSIEIEDVEIHPGDFFFGDESGVITIPKELFTQVMNTTLAIKIKESNIIEALNAGKTLAQIIGLK; encoded by the coding sequence ATGTCAATAACACCTAATGATATTTTAAAAAGAAAAAAAGATTTAAATAAACACTTAAAAATTAAAGATATTAATCTTAATAACATATCTATTGATGATTTAAAATTTAATGGGAATAATTATGATGAGTATATTGCATTAAAGTCTTTGCTTGATTCTGTAAATTCATGTCAAATTTCTGATGCATACAATGAAATTTCAAGGAGATCTGGTATTATATCGGGATTAAAATCTATTAATAATTTAAAAGTTTGGGGCAAAATTTTTCCATGTGAAACTGCTTTTGATGACTGGGGGACTTCTGCACTAGCTATTGATGAAGCTTGTGAGGGTGATGTTTTATTCATAAAAACAGATAGTTGTGATGCAGCTGTATGGGGTGAATTAGCTTCGACTTCTGCAATGAAAAACGGTATTAAAGCTACAGCTGTTTATGGTTCTGTTAGAGATATGGATGCCCTTTATAATTTAAATTACCCACTATTTTCTCTTGATTTTGTATCTAATGCAGGAACTGCTTTGGGTTTAGGTATTTTAAATCAAAGTATTGAAATTGAGGACGTTGAAATTCATCCTGGTGATTTTTTCTTTGGCGATGAATCAGGAGTCATTACTATTCCTAAAGAACTTTTTACACAAGTTATGAACACCACATTAGCTATAAAAATAAAAGAATCTAATATTATTGAAGCTTTAAATGCTGGTAAAACATTAGCTCAAATTATAGGTTTAAAATAG
- a CDS encoding biotin transporter BioY produces MKINNYYDARKVAFDKIQKSSTFSKVIMAFIMACVTGIMAQIVIPLPWTPVPITAQTFAILCSGLILGKKYGCLSQIIYVILGVAFIPWFGGMTGGLETLLGSTGGYLIGFIFASYFIGHISQRSAKSRNFKRMIVTVGIANFAIIYIPGLLGLALWFYLTQGSVLGIIDLLIMGFIPFIFGDIIKVLGAASISKIFLPKE; encoded by the coding sequence ATAAAAATTAATAATTATTATGATGCTAGAAAAGTTGCTTTTGACAAAATTCAAAAATCTAGCACCTTTTCTAAAGTAATTATGGCATTTATTATGGCATGTGTTACTGGTATAATGGCTCAAATTGTTATTCCACTTCCATGGACCCCCGTACCAATAACTGCTCAAACTTTCGCTATATTATGTTCTGGATTAATTTTAGGTAAAAAATATGGATGTTTAAGTCAAATAATTTATGTTATTTTAGGGGTTGCATTCATTCCATGGTTCGGAGGCATGACTGGTGGACTTGAAACATTACTCGGATCTACTGGAGGATATTTAATTGGATTTATATTTGCTTCTTACTTTATAGGACACATATCCCAAAGAAGTGCCAAATCACGTAATTTTAAAAGAATGATAGTTACTGTTGGTATTGCAAATTTTGCAATCATATATATTCCTGGACTTTTAGGACTAGCTCTTTGGTTTTATTTAACACAAGGAAGTGTTTTAGGAATCATTGATTTATTAATTATGGGTTTTATCCCATTTATATTTGGAGATATTATAAAAGTATTAGGTGCTGCAAGTATCTCTAAAATCTTTTTACCAAAGGAATAA
- a CDS encoding ATP synthase subunit A, producing the protein MIIEGKIIKIAGPVIVADGMRGAQMLEMVRVGEQKLIGEIIELEGDTATIQVYEETAGIQPGEVVECTGGALSVELGPGVMSSIFDGIQRPLRIIREESGDFIARGIDVESIDKEKKWEFKPVAKVGDVVTGGDVLGEVQETSAVLHKILVPPTMEGTVKSLASEGEYTVLEDIAEIEADGEVKAVQMLQKWPVKKSRPYVRKLDPDIPLVTGQRAQDTFFSVAKGGAAAIPGPFGSGKTVTQQQLAKWADADIVVYIGCGERGNEMTEVLTEFPYLDDPKTGNPLMDRTVLIANTSNMPVAAREACVYTGITIAEYYRDQGYDVALMADSTSRWAEAMREISGRLEEMPGEEGYPAYLASRLAQFYERAGRVETIGSESKEASISVVGAVSPPGGDLSEPVTQNTLRICKVFWALDASLADKRHFPSIDWLQSYSLYVDSIEGWWTENIAADWRETRDQAMSLLQKESELQEIVQLVGPDALPEADQATLETTRMLREDFLQQNAFDDVDTYCAPDKQYKMLKTILLFYKESLAAVNRGVSIHDIVALPVKEEIGKMKYVPQEEFASKIEEIQAAITKQCSEA; encoded by the coding sequence ATGATTATTGAAGGAAAAATTATTAAAATTGCTGGGCCTGTTATTGTCGCAGATGGTATGAGAGGGGCTCAGATGCTTGAGATGGTTAGGGTAGGTGAACAGAAGCTTATCGGGGAAATCATTGAGCTTGAAGGTGACACTGCAACTATCCAAGTATATGAAGAAACAGCCGGTATTCAACCGGGTGAAGTAGTTGAATGTACAGGAGGCGCATTATCTGTAGAACTTGGTCCAGGTGTAATGAGTTCTATTTTCGATGGTATTCAAAGGCCTTTAAGAATTATCAGAGAAGAATCTGGTGACTTTATTGCAAGAGGTATTGATGTAGAATCTATCGATAAAGAGAAAAAATGGGAATTCAAACCTGTTGCAAAAGTTGGAGATGTAGTAACTGGTGGAGATGTACTTGGTGAAGTACAAGAAACTTCTGCAGTTTTACATAAAATATTAGTTCCTCCAACTATGGAGGGTACTGTAAAAAGTTTAGCTAGTGAAGGCGAATACACAGTTCTTGAAGATATTGCAGAAATTGAAGCTGATGGTGAAGTAAAAGCAGTTCAAATGCTCCAAAAATGGCCTGTTAAAAAAAGCCGTCCATATGTAAGAAAATTAGACCCAGATATACCATTAGTAACTGGTCAAAGAGCACAAGATACTTTTTTCTCAGTAGCTAAAGGAGGAGCAGCAGCCATTCCAGGTCCATTTGGATCAGGTAAAACTGTTACCCAACAACAATTAGCTAAGTGGGCTGATGCAGACATTGTTGTGTATATTGGATGTGGAGAACGTGGTAACGAAATGACTGAAGTACTTACCGAATTCCCTTACCTTGATGACCCTAAAACTGGAAACCCATTAATGGATAGAACTGTTCTTATTGCAAATACTTCTAACATGCCAGTAGCCGCTCGTGAAGCATGTGTATATACCGGTATTACAATTGCTGAATATTACCGTGACCAAGGTTATGATGTTGCACTTATGGCAGATTCAACCTCAAGATGGGCTGAAGCTATGAGAGAAATCTCTGGAAGACTTGAAGAAATGCCTGGAGAAGAAGGTTATCCAGCTTACTTAGCATCCAGATTGGCACAATTCTATGAAAGAGCAGGAAGAGTAGAAACTATTGGTAGTGAATCAAAAGAAGCTTCAATTTCTGTTGTTGGTGCTGTATCTCCTCCTGGTGGAGACTTATCTGAACCTGTTACTCAAAACACATTACGTATCTGTAAAGTATTTTGGGCTTTAGATGCATCTCTTGCAGATAAACGTCATTTCCCTTCAATTGACTGGTTACAAAGTTATTCTTTATATGTTGATAGTATTGAAGGTTGGTGGACTGAAAACATTGCAGCAGATTGGAGAGAAACTCGTGATCAAGCAATGAGTTTATTACAAAAAGAATCTGAACTCCAAGAAATTGTTCAATTAGTTGGTCCTGATGCATTACCAGAAGCAGACCAAGCTACATTAGAAACAACTCGTATGTTAAGAGAAGATTTCTTACAACAAAATGCATTTGATGATGTGGATACATACTGTGCACCAGATAAGCAATATAAAATGCTAAAAACTATTCTTTTATTCTATAAAGAATCTCTTGCAGCTGTTAACAGAGGAGTTTCAATCCATGATATTGTTGCTTTACCTGTTAAAGAAGAGATTGGTAAAATGAAATATGTACCACAAGAAGAATTTGCATCTAAAATAGAAGAAATTCAAGCAGCAATTACTAAACAATGCAGTGAGGCTTAA
- a CDS encoding Gar1/Naf1 family protein: MKFLGNTLHIASSGKLIARSSKTPTEGGIVFNNKKDKIGRVNYVFGPTKQPYISIHLFESTNRDEIKKNYGEKLFVSKSKSKKPRKRRMRTRNKK; encoded by the coding sequence ATGAAATTTTTAGGCAATACTTTGCACATTGCAAGTTCTGGAAAATTAATAGCTAGATCTTCTAAAACACCTACTGAAGGTGGAATTGTTTTTAATAATAAAAAAGACAAAATAGGCAGGGTCAACTATGTTTTTGGACCAACAAAACAGCCTTATATTTCTATTCATTTATTTGAATCCACGAATAGAGATGAAATTAAAAAAAATTATGGAGAAAAACTATTTGTATCAAAATCAAAATCCAAAAAACCTAGAAAACGGAGGATGAGAACACGAAACAAAAAATAA
- a CDS encoding V-type ATP synthase subunit F yields the protein MSSVAVIGDNDTVSGFRLGGIKQAIVVNNAEEAIVAFDKFLDDEISIIIITQQMANEIREHINKRIGSEVLPMIIEIPDKDGSSQGSSDQINDLIKRVIGVEMVK from the coding sequence ATGAGTTCAGTAGCAGTTATTGGAGATAATGACACAGTATCTGGTTTCAGATTAGGTGGCATCAAACAAGCAATTGTTGTAAATAATGCTGAAGAAGCAATTGTAGCTTTTGATAAATTTTTAGATGATGAAATTTCAATTATTATTATTACTCAACAAATGGCTAATGAGATTAGAGAACATATTAATAAAAGAATTGGTTCTGAAGTTTTACCAATGATAATTGAGATACCTGATAAAGATGGGTCCTCACAAGGATCATCTGATCAAATTAATGACCTTATTAAAAGAGTTATCGGGGTAGAGATGGTTAAATGA
- a CDS encoding V-type ATP synthase subunit B: MNTNIKTREYTTVSEVSGPLMIVEGVEGVGYNEIVDIETPTGEKRSGQVLEVTKDVAVIQVFEGTNDLNTKNTKTRFTGETAKIGVSRDMMGRIFNGIGKPIDGGPEIIPDEELDINGSPMNPASREFPEEFIQTGISTIDAMNTLVRGQKLPIFSGSGLPHNELAVQIARQAKVLGDDAEFAVIFAAMGITNEEANFFMRDFERTGALEKLTVFMNLADDPAIERILTPKMALTTAEYFAFTLGMQVLVILTDMTNYCEALREISAAREEVPGRRGYPGYMYTDLANIYERAGRIDGKEGSITQMPILVMPQDDITHPIPDLTGYITEGQIVLSREISRKGIYPPVDVLPSLSRLMSGGIGEGKTRDDHSGVSDQLYSAYAEGRELRDLVAVVGEEALTQRDQKFLEFAQAFEDQFITQSKDEDRTIFESLDLGWDLLKILPKTELKRVKEEFIEQYLLKDE; encoded by the coding sequence ATGAATACAAATATTAAAACAAGAGAATATACTACTGTATCTGAAGTCTCAGGTCCTTTAATGATAGTTGAAGGAGTAGAAGGCGTTGGTTACAATGAAATTGTAGATATTGAAACACCTACTGGTGAAAAAAGAAGTGGACAAGTTCTTGAAGTAACTAAAGATGTTGCTGTTATTCAAGTATTTGAAGGAACTAATGACTTAAACACTAAAAATACAAAAACTAGATTTACTGGTGAAACAGCTAAAATTGGTGTATCTAGGGATATGATGGGCCGTATATTCAATGGTATTGGTAAACCTATTGATGGTGGACCAGAAATCATTCCTGATGAAGAATTGGATATTAATGGAAGTCCAATGAACCCTGCTTCTAGAGAATTCCCAGAAGAATTTATTCAAACTGGTATCTCTACCATTGACGCAATGAATACTTTAGTAAGAGGTCAAAAACTTCCTATTTTCTCAGGATCTGGTTTACCTCACAATGAACTAGCTGTACAAATTGCAAGACAAGCTAAGGTACTTGGGGACGATGCAGAATTTGCAGTAATTTTTGCAGCAATGGGTATTACAAATGAAGAAGCAAACTTCTTTATGAGAGACTTTGAACGTACTGGAGCACTTGAAAAATTAACAGTGTTCATGAACTTAGCTGATGACCCAGCTATTGAAAGAATTTTAACTCCTAAAATGGCTTTAACTACTGCTGAATATTTCGCATTTACCTTAGGCATGCAAGTATTAGTTATCTTAACCGATATGACTAATTACTGTGAAGCTTTAAGGGAAATTTCTGCAGCTAGGGAAGAAGTACCTGGAAGAAGAGGTTATCCTGGATATATGTATACTGATTTAGCAAACATCTATGAACGTGCAGGACGTATTGATGGAAAAGAAGGTTCAATTACACAGATGCCTATCTTAGTCATGCCTCAAGATGATATTACTCACCCAATTCCAGATTTAACTGGGTATATTACAGAAGGACAAATTGTATTAAGTAGGGAAATTAGTAGGAAAGGTATTTACCCTCCTGTTGATGTACTTCCTTCACTTTCTCGTTTAATGAGTGGTGGTATAGGGGAAGGAAAAACTCGTGATGATCATAGTGGTGTATCAGATCAACTTTACTCTGCATATGCAGAAGGTCGTGAATTAAGAGATTTAGTTGCTGTTGTAGGGGAAGAAGCTCTTACACAAAGAGATCAAAAATTCTTAGAATTTGCTCAAGCATTTGAAGATCAATTCATTACTCAAAGTAAAGATGAAGATAGAACTATCTTTGAATCTTTAGATCTTGGTTGGGATTTACTTAAAATCTTGCCTAAAACAGAACTCAAAAGGGTTAAAGAGGAATTCATTGAACAATACCTTCTTAAAGACGAATAG